AGTAAGTTCTTTCCTCGGCATATTAACCCCTCAACTTCTTTCTAAATGGTCTCCAATAATTTCCGTTCAGATGGCCAAAATACATGAAGCCCTCAAGCCGATTCAGTGGCTGATAGGAACTTGGGAATCGATCAGCGCTAAAGGGAGTTTTCCTACGATCAAGGATTTCACGTACAAAGAGGTAATTAAGTTCGAATCGCTCGGCCAACCGCTACTGAATTACGAATCGCGCTCGAAACATCCGGTTTCTGGAGCCCCGATGCATCTCGAGAGTGGGTTTCTTCGCATAAAGCCGGACACTAACGAAATAGCATTCATGGTGTCGCACAACTTTGGCCTCGTGGTGTTGGAAGAGGGAACCGGTGATGAGCAAGGACTGCAGCTTGTATCGAAATCGGTCGATCGCATGTCCTTCGCCAAAGATCCTGCCGTCAAAAAGATCCAGAAACGATATCGCCTAAATGCGGATGGTACGCTACAGATAGAAACGGATATGGAAACTAGCAACACTCCTCTGACGAACCATCTCGTTGcggtttacaaaaaaaatgaatgagtCTTCAATATTAACATTTTCTTAGTGAAGGAGCTATCATATATAGTATTTGGGGTTGCAAATTATAGGGTGCTTGTTGGGTAATATGCTTGTA
The sequence above is a segment of the Anopheles darlingi chromosome 2, idAnoDarlMG_H_01, whole genome shotgun sequence genome. Coding sequences within it:
- the LOC125949439 gene encoding peroxynitrite isomerase THAP4-like, encoding MAKIHEALKPIQWLIGTWESISAKGSFPTIKDFTYKEVIKFESLGQPLLNYESRSKHPVSGAPMHLESGFLRIKPDTNEIAFMVSHNFGLVVLEEGTGDEQGLQLVSKSVDRMSFAKDPAVKKIQKRYRLNADGTLQIETDMETSNTPLTNHLVAVYKKNE